A single Phoenix dactylifera cultivar Barhee BC4 chromosome 1, palm_55x_up_171113_PBpolish2nd_filt_p, whole genome shotgun sequence DNA region contains:
- the LOC103695784 gene encoding pentatricopeptide repeat-containing protein At3g56550 encodes MCRAASLVTLLQGCNSMRRLRRIHAQVIVSGLLRNPTVSAKLLAFCATSTAGDLSYARLLFSHLPPPLHLDHWNSLIRGSSRGPAPLDSLHLYNAVARSSSVSRPDAVTFSFLLKACERSKAAAKCREAHGSIVRIGFSSSVIVCTNLTRCYAGNGLIGDARKVFDEIPERDLVSWNSMIACYCRAGLHEGALKIYDEMRVLGVGLDEFTTVGLLSSCAHVGALNFGIQVQEFAEKNGFLERNIYVGNALVDMHAKCGSLDGARRVFGRMRRRDVFTWNSMIVGLGVHGHGDESISFFQRMLMAGIRPNSVSFLGLLMGCSHQGLVGEGIKYFQLMHSEFNLQPDLKHYGCMVDMFGRAGELDRALQVIRSSPCSDDPVLWRTLLSACKIHKNVEMGEIAFKNLAHLSAQNAGDCALLAGIYASVGDSQGVARMRKMVKDQGIKTTPGWTWIEVNGEVRKFVVGDTSHPDTKEIYEKLKEMVSRAAPLCSAPVSSKEDAAVEALEELSENGGDCHSEMLAIACGLMKTSEGTSLRIVKNLRVCKDCHSLTKMVSRVYGREIMVRDRVRFHHFKDGSCSCSDYW; translated from the coding sequence ATGTGCCGGGCCGCCAGCCTCGTCACCCTCCTCCAGGGCTGCAACAGCATGCGACGCCTCCGAAGAATCCACGCTCAGGTCATCGTCAGCGGCCTCCTCCGCAACCCCACCGTCTCCGCCAAGCTCCTCGCATTCTGCGCCACCTCCACCGCCGGCGACCTCTCCTACGCCCGCCTCCTCTTCTCccacctccctccccctctccaccTCGACCACTGGAACTCCCTCATCCGCGGCTCCTCCCGCGGCCCCGCCCCTCTCGACTCCCTCCACCTCTACAACGCCGTGGCCCGGAGCTCCTCTGTTTCTCGCCCCGATGCCGTCaccttctccttcctcctcaAGGCCTGCGAGCGCTCCAAGGCCGCCGCCAAGTGCCGCGAGGCCCACGGCTCGATCGTCCGGATCGGCTTCTCTTCTAGCGTCATTGTCTGCACCAATTTGACCCGTTGCTATGCCGGGAACGGGCTCATAGGCGACGCGAGGAAGGTGTTCGATGAAATTCCCGAGAGGGACCTGGTGTCCTGGAATTCGATGATCGCCTGCTATTGCCGTGCTGGTTTGCATGAAGGGGCGTTGAAGATATATGACGAAATGAGGGTTCTGGGTGTTGGACTCGATGAATTCACCACCGTCGGGCTGCTTTCATCTTGCGCTCATGTTGGCGCATTGAATTTCGGTATCCAGGTTCAAGAATTCGCTGAGAAGAATGGTTTCTTGGAAAGGAATATCTATGTGGGCAATGCGCTGGTTGACATGCATGCAAAATGTGGTAGCTTGGATGGAGCTCGCCGGGTTTTCGGTAGAATGCGGAGGCGGGACGTCTTCACGTGGAACTCGATGATCGTTGGTTTGGGAGTTCACGGTCACGGCGATGAGTCGATCTCGTTCTTCCAAAGGATGCTGATGGCCGGAATTCGGCCGAACTCGGTCTCGTTTCTTGGATTGCTTATGGGATGCAGCCACCAAGGCCTAGTTGGTGAGGGTATCAAATATTTTCAACTTATGCATTCCGAGTTCAATTTACAGCCAGACCTCAAGCATTATGGATGCATGGTGGACATGTTTGGCCGAGCGGGCGAGCTTGATAGGgctctccaagtcataaggagtTCACCCTGCAGCGATGATCCTGTCCTGTGGCGTACGTTGTTAAGTGCTTGCAAGATCCACAAGAATGTTGAGATGGGCGAGATTGCCTTTAAAAATCTTGCACACTTGTCAGCTCAGAATGCCGGGGACTGTGCTCTTCTTGCTGGAATCTATGCCAGTGTAGGAGATAGTCAAGGTGTTGCTAGGATGAGGAAAATGGTCAAGGATCAGGGTATTAAGACAACGCCGGGATGGACCTGGATCGAAGTCAATGGTGAGGTGAGGAAATTTGTCGTTGGTGACACTTCGCACCCTGATACTAAAGAAATCTATGAAAAGCTGAAGGAGATGGTTAGCCGAGCAGCTCCTCTGTGTTCTGCACCGGTCTCTTCAAAAGAAGATGCCGCTGTAGAGGCGTTGGAGGAGCTGTCTGAGAATGGTGGGGACTGTCATAGCGAGATGCTAGCAATTGCTTGTGGGCTGATGAAAACTTCTGAAGGGACGAGTCTTCGAATTGTGAAGAATTTAAGGGTATGTAAGGATTGCCATTCGCTTACGAAGATGGTGTCGAGAGTTTATGGTCGGGAAATCATGGTAAGGGACCGGGTGCGGTTTCATCATTTCAAGGATGGGTCCTGTTCTTGTAGTGATTATTGGTGA
- the LOC103695783 gene encoding uncharacterized protein LOC103695783 isoform X1: MDSISGEVKYECLLFDMDDTLYPSSSGINLACRKNIQDYMLHHLRIEKSQVPRMCLDLYKEYGTTMAGLKALGFEFDNDEFHAYVHGKLPYGILKPDPFLRGLLLSMPQRKIIFTNADKAHAAEVLKRLGLEDCFEGVICFETLNPPVLPSDSDEKIDINRSDEFEDHILIQAKQSKGESDTDSSKSESDTGSSKADGSKAGSPRILCKPSIEAIKTAIQIANIDPQKTIFFDDSARNIAAGKAAGLTTVIVGSSELVSGADHALNSIHNIKEALPEIWKGWDPLEPVLPSTAVETVVLA, encoded by the exons ATGGATTCTATTTCAGGCGAAGTAAAATATGAGTGCTTGCTCTTTG ACATGGATGATACCTTGTATCCGTCGAGCTCAGGCATCAACTTAGCTTGCAGGAAGAATATACAAG ACTACATGTTGCATCATCTTCGAATCGAAAAAAGCCAAGTTCCACgcatgtgcttggatttgtataAAGAGTATGGAACAACGATGGCCGGTCTAAAG GCACTCGGTTTTGAGTTTGACAATGATGAATTCCATGCTTATGTTCATGGAAAACTGCCATATGGAATTTTAAAACCTGATCCATTTTTAAGGGGGCTACTCCTTTCAATGCCACAAAGAAAAATA ATATTCACAAATGCTGATAAAGCCCATGCAGCAGAAGTCCTCAAAAGACTGGGCTTGGAAGATTGTTTTGAGGGTGTCATATGCTTCGAAACACTGAATCCACCAGTTCTACCCAGCGATAGCGATGAAAAGATCGATATCAATCGCTCAGATGAGTTTGAAGATCACATACTGATTCAAGCAAAACAATCCAAAGGTGAATCAGATACTGATTCAAGCAAAAGTGAATCGGATACTGGTTCAAGCAAAGCAGATGGCTCAAAAGCCGGGTCACCACGTATTCTTTGTAAACCTTCCATTGAAGCCATCAAAACAGCTATTCAGATTGCAAATATTGATCCTCAGAAAACA ATCTTTTTTGATGATAGTGCTCGAAATATAGCAGCGGGAAAGGCAGCAGGCCTTACCACCGTCATC GTTGGGAGCTCGGAGCTGGTTTCAGGGGCAGACCATGCCCTCAATAGCATCCACAACATCAAGGAAGCACTTCCTGAGATATGGAAAGGCTGGGATCCGTTGGAACCGGTCCTTCCATCCACTGCAGTTGAAACAGTAGTCCTCGCTTAG
- the LOC103695783 gene encoding uncharacterized protein LOC103695783 isoform X2, with product MDDTLYPSSSGINLACRKNIQDYMLHHLRIEKSQVPRMCLDLYKEYGTTMAGLKALGFEFDNDEFHAYVHGKLPYGILKPDPFLRGLLLSMPQRKIIFTNADKAHAAEVLKRLGLEDCFEGVICFETLNPPVLPSDSDEKIDINRSDEFEDHILIQAKQSKGESDTDSSKSESDTGSSKADGSKAGSPRILCKPSIEAIKTAIQIANIDPQKTIFFDDSARNIAAGKAAGLTTVIVGSSELVSGADHALNSIHNIKEALPEIWKGWDPLEPVLPSTAVETVVLA from the exons ATGGATGATACCTTGTATCCGTCGAGCTCAGGCATCAACTTAGCTTGCAGGAAGAATATACAAG ACTACATGTTGCATCATCTTCGAATCGAAAAAAGCCAAGTTCCACgcatgtgcttggatttgtataAAGAGTATGGAACAACGATGGCCGGTCTAAAG GCACTCGGTTTTGAGTTTGACAATGATGAATTCCATGCTTATGTTCATGGAAAACTGCCATATGGAATTTTAAAACCTGATCCATTTTTAAGGGGGCTACTCCTTTCAATGCCACAAAGAAAAATA ATATTCACAAATGCTGATAAAGCCCATGCAGCAGAAGTCCTCAAAAGACTGGGCTTGGAAGATTGTTTTGAGGGTGTCATATGCTTCGAAACACTGAATCCACCAGTTCTACCCAGCGATAGCGATGAAAAGATCGATATCAATCGCTCAGATGAGTTTGAAGATCACATACTGATTCAAGCAAAACAATCCAAAGGTGAATCAGATACTGATTCAAGCAAAAGTGAATCGGATACTGGTTCAAGCAAAGCAGATGGCTCAAAAGCCGGGTCACCACGTATTCTTTGTAAACCTTCCATTGAAGCCATCAAAACAGCTATTCAGATTGCAAATATTGATCCTCAGAAAACA ATCTTTTTTGATGATAGTGCTCGAAATATAGCAGCGGGAAAGGCAGCAGGCCTTACCACCGTCATC GTTGGGAGCTCGGAGCTGGTTTCAGGGGCAGACCATGCCCTCAATAGCATCCACAACATCAAGGAAGCACTTCCTGAGATATGGAAAGGCTGGGATCCGTTGGAACCGGTCCTTCCATCCACTGCAGTTGAAACAGTAGTCCTCGCTTAG